The following nucleotide sequence is from Pangasianodon hypophthalmus isolate fPanHyp1 chromosome 8, fPanHyp1.pri, whole genome shotgun sequence.
TTTTAAATAGCTATGTGCACAGACCTCAATTTTGAAATCAGAtatcagctgtcaaaatgtccgccATGCTCCTTcgcatcatcacatcatcatcaaaacagagaagagcacttacgCTCTCTGTAAAGATGACCGcggacaaagttttaaaatgcttaaaCGACCgaataaaaagacatttagaCAACAGGAcagtaaatgaatgaacaagtgATTATTTCCCCATCGAAGTTAGCGTGAACAGAGATTAGTGGCGCGAAGAGACGACGATGACGCTCGGGTTTAAACGCCGTCAGTGACTTTTACCTCGGGTGATGGGATTTATACAAAATAGCAACATATTTCAGTTGAGGAAAGTAAAATTTGAGCATGTAATGGCTTTTCACAGGACACCACACATCTACTTACTGCATTCTGAATGAGATCTCGGTGTCAGGACAGACATCGTGTACAGTCAGGCGCAAAGGTCTGTGTCGACTactgactgttttatttattaataattaaaatctgATAGTTTGCTCAGTAATTCATTACTATTAATGAGCCTAAGACATGGTTTTTGTGTCAGTTAATACACTCCTCTGTGTGTTCTGCTTTATCCTCTGTACCTGTGGTTcttgtgaagcatagccagggggtctgtgatgtttttattttgttactgtggtggaaatcacaatccaCATGATCAAAGTTACTCTATTTAAGGGGCCAAGCACTAAAGTCAACACGGACCTCATGTGTTCtatcagtggaaagttcaggaattgAAAGTTCTACAGCTCCaaaaaatattacttaaaaaaatgtaaacaatgttcatgaaataaatccatactgAGGGGGTccgtggaatttattttacaattaaagaGACTACAAAAGGTTTGAAAACCATCGTGCTATACTGTTTTTACTCAATACCAGCATGCTGATTTGATATTAGTGTATATTAGCAAAGAACGATGGTGTATatttgagaaatataatttacTAGAAGCAAActactcactttttttttttaattatccatGCGATACTGAGCATCAGTGCTCTATTCCTAGGTGACGATGGATTTCTTTAAGGGATCGTATGCAGAAAAATCTAATTCGGTCATTTTACCGAGAAAcagcaaagcgtaaactctgaAAACGTCCTGACTGTAGCCTGatgaagcgctgacactggagactccttcctaaaTAAAAGCATCCTTGGACAACCCTTCTTCATATCATTATTACATGTTTTCTTAATgcttattattagctttagattatgcAGATTGTCCGTCGTACGagtccctgcgaatgagctgttactatagaaacgatgacgtattagaacgagcgcattaatataaacctgtgatttgcagcagcACTAttgtaagagctgctgttacagaaaattaatcaacactttctgaccaattaggtttgagaactcaacagcagggtggtgtgacgTCAGATACCGGGCCGATACTCAGTTTTGTGTAATCGGGAAAGTTCTTGCTAGTGGATTCCGACCTTCAGACAAACGGCAAGTGTGGTTAAAGTCAGAATTAGCatgtagcctgtgtgtgtgtgtgtgtgtgtgtgtgtgtggttaggaAGGAGTGTAAGCAGGGAACTCTACAGTCAGTGTGTCTATGTCAGGGCTCAGTGAACATAAAGTGATTTGATATGTAATatgttttgatgtgtgtgtgaagggtgTGTATGGGGTCAGTGCGGCCCTGCCCATTACATCTTTAGTCTGAAGGGGGCACTGTGCTATGATATGAgccaaaaaaccaaaaaacaacaacaataaaaaaacaacaacaacaaaaaaataataaatgaaatgaaaactccacaaattaaaaaaaaaaaaatgtccttcaAAAGGCAGGAGTTCAAAACTTTCCATCCCTCATATCTCTCTTATTAAAAtatctcttctgtttttctttacagatcaagcacacacacacacacacacacacacacacacacacacacacacacttctgtgttACGTCCTTTCATCCCATGTTTTCTGCCCGAGGGCACAAAAACATCCTTTTCCCCTTTTCATCCTGTCTTCTCATTGTCTCTCACAGTCGAGGAGGAAGTTGTGCATCCATAACCAACCAATCAGGTTGTAGCAGGAGGTGCAGAGGGGCGGAGTTAAATCCTCAGTAGATTGGTCATTCAAACAGATGTCGATCAAAATGTCCATTTCGTTCTTCCACCGTAGATGGAAGCAGGAGGAGAGTGGGCGGGGGGAGGAGTTATAGTTCTCAAGGGAAATTCCCGTTCGCAGGCTTACACTCGCTTTtagtttctctcacacacacgctcacacactcacacactcacagacatgcatgcatgcatgcatgcatgcacgcacGAACACTCTTCCAATCTGAACAGTTATAGACAAAACACTGATTTGAATTCACTCCATAGAAGGGAAtgttctctctatttttctctcattctctctcgctcgctcttcCTCCCAACAGTAGTCTCGTCcctagagacagagagacagagacagattgagagacagagagagagagacagattgagagacagagagagagagagagagagagagagagagagacagattgagagacagagagagagagagacagattgagagaaagagagagacagattgagagacagagacagagagacagattgagagacagagagagagacagagagagagacagattgagagacagagagagagagagacagagagacagattgagagacagagagagagagaaacagagacagcgagagagggagagtaaGAGACCgtgaaagggagagaaagacagtgagaaagagaagagatagaagaagagagaaagacaataagagagagagagagagagagagagagagaaagagagatgttaCAATCAGAGAAGCAGTTCTCATCAAAATCTGACTCGTAAGTCTCCCAGAATTACTCCCAAAAATCACGTTAAACGTTTTTATGACTAAAATCTCTTAAAGCTTAGAGAAGTTACATCATCAAACTACTTACAATTATTTTCCGTGACtaataacagcattttttttacaacagcaTTATATCATATCCGAGACTCCACCTACCTGTACACACTTATgaaaagaaaaggggaaaagCCATAAAAATCCCATTCACATgaacagcattttttaaaaaaatatttcagggcACACAAAGCGCAAAAATGATTCGAAAACGCTCACATGAGCACATGAGCCCAGTGATCGTACATCATAACCCGTTATATCAAACACCTCAGGAATAACGCTAAGAGCTGCGTATTGAGTGGTACAGAAGAACTACTATCAAGGTTACACTTGTACACAAAGTCTCCAAAatcttctctctcagtgtgaaGTGTGTCGTGTTGGAGTGGTGGATTCAGGAGCAGCCGCTCCGCTAGCCAATCGTGGCCTtctgtgagctcaggtatgcggaagagggcaaaTAGTTTACGCTGCAACATCAGCATTTTCAGAAACTAATTTTTACTGTCCACACAAAAAAACCATTTTGGGTCCCAAGAAcaaatgtatgtttattttatagcatttctgtacatttaatattatatataataaagttataaagttaGCAACACAGTTTCAAATGCTAATCTTTCTAAGATTACCAAAAAGATATGtcattaaatacacatttacCAGTGGTAGAGTCAAGAAATATATATCCATatctataatttaattataacagAAAGGCACAAGAACTGTGTGGGCGTGTCAGATCACATAATGATTGACATCAGTGTCTCCCTGGCAATATAAACAACTCATGACACGCTAGTGCTAGAAAAGTGTATATGAATAACAGAGTGGCCCttccagtgtttttgttttgtacatatGTCTAGCTCCCTCTCGACCAAAAACAATTACACGCCACTGAGATTCCCAAGAGGGAAACCGCCAGATGTAAGGATGGAGGcagagatggacagataaaGTCACAGGGTTAaggaggaagggaaaaaaaacacacagataagAGGACAGATCATTTCCGACACGGTCATCATTTTCCATGTGAACCCACATAACACGGAGTTCTCTGGGAGGATGAACCAACAGTGTGCCGGCCCTTTAAATCTCGAAACCCCAAAGACAAGCCCTTCCCCTCCTCCCCCCTCCTGTATTTTCatcatccatccctccatccctctatcCTTTCATCCCTCCCTCACCTTCTCAATCTTCTCATCCAGCATTCTGAAGAACTCCTGCTGACTCTCTGACGTATgaatactgagagagagagagagagagagagagagagagcaagagggcGGAGAAGGGACGTGACACAAGAATTTTCCATTACAACAAGCACAGaataaagacacattttctttccatccatcttgcagaaatttatttctctctctcacatacacacacatctataaaataaaataaaataaaacaataataataatattcatgtaaaataagaattaaaataataataatagtgatgatTATGATGTCGATGATGCTAATCACAATGATAAAATATTCACAAGGCTTTCATAAAGTACACAAAAAATTCCTCTAAAAAATTCCATAACATCCCCACTGTCACCAATTTCCATCTGATCTATGTCTCAAATGAAACATAatactttttaacactttttaaaagtcaagttaaatttattttaatcgctgtatttatttgtaataaaatacagaCTACGAAgtacagaaatatttcatagtAACTTAATATCCATCAATAATGAAAATGATCTATTTAAGACTCAAGGGCTGTTACGTAAAATATCCGCTGCAAGGGTTCCATCATTTAACCGCATGGCGAAAGCGAAGCATGCAGGCGCCTGATACCGAATCTGAGGCTGAGACTGTGTTCTTTATTGCAGTACAGCAGCTCACACACATGTATGAAGTGCAATTTCTCACTTTaggtttatttttgtcattgtcACAGGTGGCGTGCCTTGTGCAGAACCGTGTACAGAACACACTCCTGTAAAGGTTCTGACTTGCCACCTGTGTAACTACAACAGCGCTTTGCCAGTTGGGCTGCGTTTTGCGTTTCCACCCGAGGAACCAGAAACTAGTTTAGTTCCTGGGCCATAGATTCTgaactctttttatttattagggtccaagcaccaagTGTGTGAAAGAACGTCttgttttcagctttttttgAGGTGCTTGACTTGTTTGCAAACTCATAAACCTTGGCACAAACATCAGAAATGGTCAAAAAGCTTGGATCTGGGCGTGGCTTAGAGGCTCAACAGTGccacatttgattttttaaattaatttatgggCATCCAGTTTCACCAACATGCACCATATTTGGtaggtttatgttttttttttaagacagacAAATTCTAAAATCACATCCATTAACTCCACTCAACAGGAAGttagccattttgaattttgtgcCTTTTgacttttaaatactcctcctaAGGGACTGATCAGATTCAAACTAAATTTTGTCAGCATGATGACAAGATGTCCATGATGTTAAGCagtgaaggatttttttttgatatCTTAAAGTTGTCATAGTGAGGGAATAAATTAACATGTTATGCtgtacaaacaggaagtgtggcCTAATTCTAATGTACATCATGTAATGTGGCTCAAAGTTCATATTTATGTTCAATAATGGAGTTtaatcacatacacataccAACACTGAGTCTTTGCCATAGCTAAACCAGCTAACAACAGGAAGTGCGGCTTATAAAAAGACGTTTCATACTCCTCTTAGAGGACTCTCCAGATCAAATCAAATTTGCTCAGCATGATGTAACGATATCTATGATGCTAAATTGTGAAGGAAATTTGTGATATCTTAAACAGTGTTGCCATGGCGAGGTAATCAATTAACATGTCACAGGAAGTGTAACATAATTGCGCTGTACATCATGCAATGTGGCTGACATGTTTAATATCCACATGCTAACACTGGCTCATGAAACAGTCACTGATGCACCCTTGGTGCTTGGACCCGCCAATCGCTGCTTGtagctatattttatttatattttgtacacAATGTTAGTGTTTGGTAAAAAACTGACTTCACAGAATGACCAGACATCTaatcactgttttaaaaaaagctgtgttTAGTTAACAAACGGATTACTAAATCAACTCGTCGATCTGTGAGGCAGAACATTTCCACAGCATGTGGCAACAATGCAGAAGTGGATTTTGCTCGTTTCCAGTGTTATGCCACTGTGTTTTGTGCAACTGGTCACTTTTAATCGATTAGATTACTCAcgtaacaaaacaaaacaaaaacctcagACTCGACTTCCTCCGTGTTTTCCGTGCTGCTGTGCTGCAGACGTGATGAAATTATCACACCGCTTGCGTCACTTCTGATTATATAAGTTCCTGCGGCGTGGTGGAAACAGGAACTCGTGTCCTAACTTAATAAGTTAGGAGACTCTGAAATGTTTAGTTCCTCAAAATGTTCTTGAACCTCTGCAGAAGtatttttttcaacatgaaataaacattagtCATTTCTTATTAGCTTAAAGGGCTTGTTATTCTGtgtgtttgaccaatcagaaactcTCAGTATGGCAAAGCTCCGCCCCAACAAGTACATAATTTGGAGAAGGAACTAAATCGATTTCTGGAACGGCAAACCAGGAACTAAAATTAGCCCTGATTCTTCCTGATAAAATGCACCTAGTGTTCCTGGGCTCCTGAGAACGCTCCTAAGTCACTGATTGGTGTGAATGCAGGATtatacactttctctctctctctctctctcacacacacatgcgcacacacacacacacacacacacacactcacttggcCCTGTTGGCGTTGGCTCCTGGCACCTCTTTGTGCAGCTTTGCTTTGTTCTGTGCTGAACTCttctcctgaaacacacacacacatacacagatttaGACcccaatatcacacacacacaccctaaatTCATGCTAATGAGCAGAGCTGAATTGGAGCGTGTCAGATTTGGAATGTGTCACAATATGGAGGTATGTGGTAATGcgtgtgtttttgtatgtgtgtgctcgtgtgtgtgtgttttgaattaAAGAAGCTCATCCCACTCCTACATTCCAAACACGTCCGCACAGAGTCTCaacctgctacacacacacacacacacacacacacacacacacacacacactccttaaaCAGCAGTAATGGACAGAAGTGTGCTTTTGTTTTCCCAAGGGAGCGGAATACATTCctgtacacgtacacacacacacacacacacacacatacacacacacacacacagctgatgcTGTTGGAGAACTGCTACACAAGTGGCTCATTATCTacatccatctgtgtgtgtgtgtgtgtgtgtgtgtgtgtgtgtgtgtgtgtgagagtgtctCACCAGGTTCACCTGGTTGCGTGCATTCACTCGGTCTTCCTCTCCACGCATGTACTTCACCTCCTCCACCCCTTTTGTCCTGTACTcatctacagagagagacagacagagagacagacagtcagacagacacagagagagatatgaaGAGACATACAGTGATAAAGACATACAAAGAGACAgatatagagacagacagagagacagaaatagacagagagagagacagagagagagagagacagagagagagatatacggagagagagagacagacagagagagagatatgaagAGACATACAGCGATAAAGACATACAAAGAATCAGatatagagacagacagtgagacagaaatagacagagagagagacagagagagacagagagagatatacagagagagagttatacagagagagagagacagagagagaaacagacagagagagagacagaaatatacagacagagagagagatatacggagagagagagatagacagagagagacagacagagagaaagacagaaatatacagacagagagacagagagagagatatacggagagagcgagacagagagacagagagagagagacagagagagagagacagagagagagagacagacagatgcagttTACTGTGAAAACACACAAGAAATTTTCCAGATTCTAAACTTCATCACAAAGTATTTAGCAACGTCACTGCCTGAGAGGTATGATACTCCACACTCAACccccctcaacacacacacacacacacacacactgttgtcaTTATTGAtgtatttactgttttttttactgttaatttttttttatccatcactttatttttttattcttaattgttattaatgttgttattacTGCTGTATTAAACCTGCCCTGGTAATATTgtactacagagagagaaagtaacaaagaaagtctctctctctctctctctctcacacacacacacacacacacacacacacctgtctgaaCACATGCATTTCCACACgttgccagtgtgtgtgtgtgtgtgtacagacacacacccagTTTTATCAACAAGTGGTAGATTCCGCTCTCACAAAGCATTTACATATTATAACCTgccatttatgtgtgtgtgcgtctgtgtgtgtgcgcatgtgtgtgtgtgcgtgtgcatgcgtatgtgtttgtgtgtggtatGCGGGCTCCTATACAGGAATGTTTTTGAGCTTGCACATAACTtccacacacttccacacatttccacacacacacacacacacacacacacacacacacacacacactcttcttgCTTAATCTCTCctttcatctctctccatctgttgCTCAGTGATAAAGAGATGAAACACAAGCAGTGATGGATGAAAGGTGTTGGATTGATATCGGCAGGAATCGGATCAGTATCGAGCGTCGGCTTGTATCACAGAGCTCGAATCTCCATCGGATCGAATCGGAAAACTGGGAACGGTTTGTCCCTGGATGGAGGGACTCGGGGGAGACGCAGGGACGGCGTGCTACTGCGCAAGGAATGTAAACATGACTAcagcattcacacacatgtagtTACATCACACGTACGTGCACAGAcgtatgtgcacacacacacacacgcacgcacacacacaaatacacacgcacgcacacaca
It contains:
- the zgc:92140 gene encoding uncharacterized protein C1orf21 homolog isoform X2 — its product is MGCASAKQVSAVPSDDEGRGKAYSNGDVYSDEYRTKGVEEVKYMRGEEDRVNARNQEKSSAQNKAKLHKEVPGANANRANIHTSESQQEFFRMLDEKIEKGRDYCWEEERARENERKIERTFPSME
- the zgc:92140 gene encoding uncharacterized protein C1orf21 homolog isoform X1: MGCASAKQVSAVPSDDEGRGKAYSNGDVYSDEYRTKGVEEVKYMRGEEDRVNARNQVNLEKSSAQNKAKLHKEVPGANANRANIHTSESQQEFFRMLDEKIEKGRDYCWEEERARENERKIERTFPSME